Proteins encoded by one window of Arachis ipaensis cultivar K30076 chromosome B04, Araip1.1, whole genome shotgun sequence:
- the LOC110271582 gene encoding proteasome subunit alpha type-1-B-like translates to FGVVLYAEWIQNKANSELSSHQKKIFKVDDHIGVAIARLTADGRVLSRYMRNECINYSYTYQSPLPVGRLVVQLADKAQVCTQRSWKRPYGVGLLVGGMDESEAHLYHNCPSGNYFEYQAFRYLC, encoded by the exons TTCGGCGTCGTTTTGTACGCAGAGTGGATTCAAAACAAGGCCAACTCCGAGCTCTCTTCTCACCAGAAGAAGATCTTCAAAGTTGATGACCACATCGGCGTTGCCATTGCCAGACTCACCGCCGACGGCCGCGTTCTCTCGCGCTACATGCGCAACGAATGCATCAACTATTCCTATACCTACCAGTCTCCTCTTCCCGTTGGACGACTCGTGGTTCAGCTCGCTGACAAGGCTCAG GTTTGCACCCAGCGGTCATGGAAACGTCCTTATGGGGTTGGCCTCTTGGTCGGTGGAATGGATGAATCAGAAGCTCACCTCTATCATAACTGTCCAAGTGGAAACTATTTTGAATATCAGGCTTTTCGCTATCTCTGCTGA